One Mesotoga infera genomic region harbors:
- a CDS encoding glycosyltransferase family 2 protein encodes MNNRLSTSATAQEGLAVTVVVPAYNAERYIERTLKTIIAQQGVNFELIVVNDGSTDSTEDVASSVLGLSQNSATFSRIIRIENSGVSSARNTGLISARGEYMIFFDSDDLMSEDCLSSVYRKACETQADVLAFGFDVVDWSGRIVRRFEDRYEYLSKPTDGKTVLLLMMKNKTWLWTGSVLYKKSFLEEHTLKYQTGATNGEDVEFTMKALFCARRVVFLEKSLVQYIVRGDSASKASDYRHFHSIGSMKRLRKFLDVGGASNEIIEIMDSDIVPRTYFGAIGNLALGGFRTKDIIELINHPEILKQIKEFEPLTKKDRMLKSLLVYFPRMYVSYLRLRGMSFRNRRNYTKTAIHN; translated from the coding sequence ATGAACAACAGATTGTCAACTTCAGCAACTGCTCAAGAAGGTTTGGCAGTTACAGTGGTGGTACCCGCATACAATGCTGAGAGATATATTGAAAGGACGCTTAAGACTATCATAGCACAGCAAGGCGTCAACTTCGAATTGATAGTCGTCAACGACGGATCAACAGATAGCACAGAAGATGTTGCCAGTTCAGTCCTGGGTTTGTCTCAAAACTCAGCCACTTTTTCAAGGATCATAAGAATAGAGAACTCCGGTGTTAGTTCGGCAAGAAACACGGGTCTGATTTCCGCTAGAGGAGAGTATATGATATTCTTCGACTCAGATGATCTAATGTCAGAGGATTGCCTAAGTAGTGTATATAGGAAGGCATGTGAGACACAGGCTGATGTTTTGGCTTTTGGGTTTGACGTCGTTGACTGGAGTGGCAGAATAGTCCGTAGATTCGAGGACAGATACGAGTATTTATCTAAACCTACAGATGGGAAGACAGTCCTTCTTCTTATGATGAAAAACAAAACATGGTTATGGACAGGAAGCGTCTTATACAAGAAGTCTTTTTTGGAAGAACACACGTTAAAGTACCAAACGGGAGCTACAAACGGAGAAGATGTCGAATTCACGATGAAGGCATTGTTCTGTGCACGTAGAGTTGTCTTTCTAGAGAAATCCCTTGTTCAATACATTGTTAGAGGTGATTCAGCTTCAAAGGCAAGTGACTACAGGCACTTTCATTCGATTGGGTCGATGAAAAGGCTTAGGAAATTTTTGGATGTCGGAGGAGCATCAAACGAAATTATTGAAATAATGGACAGTGATATTGTTCCAAGAACATATTTTGGAGCAATCGGGAACCTTGCTCTTGGAGGGTTTCGAACGAAGGATATTATTGAATTGATAAATCATCCTGAAATACTGAAGCAAATAAAAGAATTCGAACCATTGACCAAAAAGGACAGGATGTTGAAATCGCTGTTGGTGTATTTCCCAAGAATGTATGTTAGTTATTTGCGACTGAGAGGGATGTCTTTTAGAAATCGACGGAATTACACGAAGACGGCGATTCATAATTGA
- a CDS encoding UDP-glucose/GDP-mannose dehydrogenase family protein, translating into GHEMCLLSVIQSLRLCEDLEVHVISSDHLLKSGEVSIYEPGLKELVGKNLREGRLFFTTNIDKAIRENEVVFIGVGTPSKEDGEADLSNVETVVESVARNLNGYKVIITKSTVPVGTNRWIKQQIGEKSGKDTFDVVSNPEFLREGRAVHDVFHPDRVVIGYESEKAKTIIHDIYKQLCLIETPFLFCNFETAELIKYASNAFLATKITFINQIANLCEAVGADVHKVAKGMGMDGRISPKFLHPGPGYGGSCFPKDTKALVDIGNKCNVDMPLVKEVISSNEKQKTRMVNKLERLLEGDLGGKRIGVLGLAFKAETDDMRESPSIVVINELLKRRANVIAHDPQAMGNAKAIFGQSIEYVDSEYKAINNSDAIIILTEWNQYRGLDLELVRKLMKGNVILDTRNLLESEKMLSLGFVL; encoded by the coding sequence GGTCATGAGATGTGTTTACTTTCAGTCATTCAATCTCTTAGGCTTTGTGAAGATCTTGAAGTTCATGTGATTTCTTCAGATCACCTTCTCAAGAGTGGGGAGGTTTCTATTTACGAACCTGGTTTGAAGGAGCTTGTAGGAAAGAACCTCAGAGAAGGCAGGCTCTTTTTCACAACGAATATTGATAAAGCAATAAGAGAGAACGAAGTCGTGTTCATAGGAGTAGGGACTCCCTCGAAGGAAGATGGAGAAGCCGATCTCTCAAATGTCGAAACGGTTGTCGAATCTGTTGCCAGGAATTTGAATGGATACAAGGTGATAATCACCAAGAGCACTGTGCCAGTAGGAACAAACAGATGGATCAAGCAACAGATTGGCGAGAAATCTGGAAAAGATACGTTTGATGTGGTCTCAAATCCTGAGTTTCTGAGAGAGGGAAGAGCAGTTCACGACGTATTTCATCCGGATAGGGTCGTTATCGGTTATGAATCAGAGAAAGCCAAAACGATTATTCATGACATTTACAAACAGCTCTGTCTTATAGAGACGCCGTTTCTGTTTTGCAACTTTGAGACTGCTGAACTGATTAAATACGCTAGCAATGCGTTTCTCGCAACGAAAATCACATTCATAAACCAGATAGCCAACCTCTGTGAAGCTGTAGGAGCAGATGTGCACAAGGTAGCAAAGGGAATGGGTATGGACGGAAGAATTAGTCCAAAGTTCCTTCATCCGGGTCCCGGATATGGGGGAAGTTGCTTTCCTAAAGACACAAAAGCCCTTGTCGACATCGGAAACAAATGTAATGTTGATATGCCGCTCGTAAAAGAAGTTATCTCCTCCAACGAGAAGCAGAAAACAAGAATGGTCAACAAGCTTGAGAGGTTATTGGAAGGAGATCTTGGAGGAAAAAGAATAGGGGTGCTTGGTCTTGCTTTCAAAGCTGAGACCGATGATATGAGAGAATCACCTTCTATTGTAGTAATCAACGAACTGCTTAAGAGAAGAGCCAATGTAATAGCTCATGATCCTCAGGCAATGGGGAACGCAAAGGCAATATTCGGACAGAGCATAGAATATGTAGACAGCGAGTACAAGGCTATCAATAACAGCGATGCAATAATAATACTAACAGAGTGGAATCAATACAGAGGGCTAGATCTAGAGTTGGTAAGGAAACTAATGAAAGGCAATGTAATTCTCGATACAAGAAATCTTCTTGAGTCCGAAAAAATGCTTTCATTGGGATTTGTTTTGTAG